The following proteins are co-located in the Sporolactobacillus pectinivorans genome:
- a CDS encoding RelA/SpoT family protein produces MTMDELIEKASTYLEKKDIELIKEAYEFAHKAHEGQLRKSGEPYITHPVEVAGILVDLKMDVTTIISGFLHDVVEDTPITLEDIRKEFGENVATLVDGVTKLRHFEYTSKEDQQAENHRKMFVAMARDLRCVIVKLADRLHNMRTLKFMTPEKQIQKANETLEIFAPLANRLGISAIKWELEDISLRYLKPQQYYKIVNLMKQKREEREAYISQVVDDLKKYVKSVQIEAEISGRPKHIYSIYRKMVNQHKQFNEIYDLFAVRIIVESIKDCYAILGIIHTHWKPMPGRFKDYIAMPKANMYQSLHTTVIGPKGDPLEVQIRTEEMHDVAEYGIAAHWAYKEGKTKNINNKFEDKLTWFREILEYQNETDDAKEFMESLKMDLFSDTVFVFTPKGDVIELPVGSVPIDFAYRIHTEIGNKTVGARVNGKMVPLDYRLKTGDIVEVMTSKHSYGPSRDWLKIAQSSAVKNKIRQWFKRQERQENVAKGRDMIEKELRSQSISLKDTLTDENIASVVKKFNFSHENELFAAVGYNGIPAKQVVTRLTEDNKKTKEPETEEVVKQVAETKTSNQRRTSLGVRVKGIDNMLIRLARCCNPVPGDSIVGYVTRGRGVTIHREDCPNIKNEEDQRLMEVEWENNESKSKEYNVDIEITAYDRNGLLNEVLQCVSDTHTPINAVKGRADKNKVASISMTIAITNIDHLYRVVDKIKRISDIYSVRRVMQ; encoded by the coding sequence ATGACGATGGACGAACTGATTGAAAAAGCATCGACATATCTTGAAAAAAAAGATATTGAACTTATAAAAGAAGCTTATGAATTTGCGCACAAAGCTCATGAAGGCCAGTTGCGCAAATCCGGAGAGCCTTATATCACACACCCTGTGGAGGTCGCAGGAATACTTGTCGATCTGAAAATGGATGTAACGACGATTATCAGCGGCTTTCTTCATGATGTGGTCGAAGATACTCCGATTACACTTGAAGATATTCGGAAGGAATTTGGCGAAAATGTCGCAACACTTGTCGATGGTGTAACCAAATTGCGGCATTTTGAGTATACTTCGAAGGAAGATCAGCAGGCGGAGAATCACCGGAAAATGTTTGTCGCCATGGCGCGTGATCTCCGCTGTGTGATTGTCAAACTGGCCGATCGCCTGCATAACATGCGGACACTCAAGTTCATGACACCGGAAAAACAGATACAGAAAGCGAATGAAACGCTCGAAATATTCGCTCCGCTGGCTAACCGGCTTGGTATTTCCGCGATTAAATGGGAATTGGAAGATATCTCGCTGCGTTATTTGAAACCGCAGCAATATTATAAAATCGTCAATCTGATGAAACAGAAACGGGAAGAGCGGGAAGCCTACATCTCTCAGGTTGTGGATGATCTGAAAAAGTATGTCAAATCGGTGCAAATCGAGGCGGAAATTTCCGGGCGTCCGAAACATATTTACAGCATTTATCGCAAGATGGTGAATCAGCACAAGCAATTTAATGAAATCTATGATCTTTTTGCGGTTCGGATTATTGTCGAGAGCATCAAAGACTGTTATGCCATACTGGGGATTATTCACACACACTGGAAGCCGATGCCAGGTCGTTTCAAGGATTATATCGCTATGCCGAAAGCTAATATGTATCAGTCGCTGCATACAACCGTTATCGGGCCGAAAGGTGATCCGCTCGAGGTACAGATCAGAACCGAAGAGATGCATGATGTCGCCGAATACGGAATTGCGGCCCACTGGGCTTATAAGGAAGGTAAAACAAAGAATATCAACAATAAATTTGAAGACAAGCTGACGTGGTTCCGCGAGATCCTCGAGTATCAGAATGAGACGGATGATGCCAAGGAATTTATGGAATCGCTGAAAATGGATCTGTTTTCCGATACCGTTTTTGTCTTTACGCCAAAAGGGGATGTTATCGAGCTTCCCGTTGGATCTGTTCCGATTGATTTTGCTTACAGAATCCATACTGAAATCGGAAACAAAACCGTGGGAGCCAGAGTCAATGGAAAAATGGTGCCGCTGGATTATCGGCTGAAAACCGGCGATATCGTCGAGGTCATGACTTCAAAGCATTCTTATGGTCCGAGCCGCGACTGGCTGAAAATTGCCCAGAGTTCGGCAGTCAAGAACAAGATCAGGCAATGGTTTAAGCGTCAGGAGCGTCAGGAGAACGTTGCAAAGGGCCGTGACATGATTGAGAAGGAGCTGCGCAGTCAGAGTATCAGCCTTAAAGATACACTGACGGACGAAAACATTGCCAGTGTTGTGAAAAAGTTTAATTTCTCACATGAAAATGAACTTTTTGCCGCCGTGGGCTATAACGGAATTCCAGCCAAACAGGTTGTCACCCGCCTGACAGAAGACAATAAGAAAACTAAAGAACCGGAAACCGAAGAAGTGGTGAAGCAGGTCGCTGAAACAAAAACAAGCAATCAAAGAAGAACGTCACTTGGCGTTCGGGTCAAAGGTATCGACAATATGCTGATCCGGCTGGCACGCTGCTGCAATCCAGTTCCGGGCGATTCGATTGTCGGTTACGTTACCCGAGGCAGGGGCGTTACGATTCACCGCGAGGACTGCCCGAATATTAAAAATGAAGAAGATCAGCGGCTGATGGAAGTCGAATGGGAAAATAATGAATCGAAATCGAAAGAATACAACGTAGACATTGAGATTACGGCATATGACAGGAACGGCCTGCTTAACGAGGTACTGCAATGTGTTTCTGATACTCACACGCCGATCAACGCTGTCAAAGGGCGCGCCGACAAAAATAAAGTCGCATCCATCAGCATGACGATTGCCATTACAAACATCGACCACCTGTATCGCGTGGTTGATAAAATCAAGAGAATTTCGGATATTTATTCAGTACGCCGGGTAATGCAATAA
- the recJ gene encoding single-stranded-DNA-specific exonuclease RecJ — protein MLQSKFQWIMKKADQDKVRELSEAIKISEMTARLLVLRGIEEPGSAALFLHPEKASYYDPETMLGMKEVTARIRAAIAGNQPIRIFGDYDADGVTSTALLCRALKKVGADVSYYIPNRFSDGYGPNVRAVDAAQHDGIGLIVTVDSGIAAIQAAERARSLGIDYIVTDHHEPPDVLPEAYAILNPKQSGCHYPFKGLSGAGVVLKLVQSLCAGENLFDENWLALAAIGTIADLVPLIDENRMIAFSGLEKISVGSLAGIDALKAKTGHAGSVDSDAVGFQMAPWLNAAGRLTDADPAIRLLLSDDPEKSDKLADQLESLNQQRKKLVDQVFGEAEIMAVNYVRKGDQALVLAGTGWHQGVIGIAASRIVEKYYRPVVILSIDEKTGVAKGSGRSIDGFNLYRGLSECAAHLIQFGGHQMAAGLSLSTDEIDAFRDDFVRLAGSELREEMMIHRIPVEEVCLPDQVTVKQIDQLAMLAPFGIGNPRPVFQMNAVALRKISAIGRESAHMKVTFKGEQAELDGIGFGFGQAVSRISPTDRISVIGECQINEWNGFRKPQFLIEDLRIDGPQVFDWRSERELGNKLAALPEHSSSVLAFHAENAERFNGGVETVLFHPGMTCTRPALILLDLPESREQLSELIRDSPAVNQIYAVFAHNEDHFFSAFPTRKHFIWYYALIRREHSFKLDSMAGQIARFKGWSERTVFFMTKVFFELGFVKIDNGVLTMNPVPVKAPLTESDTYMKEKNQLELEDFFCYSPISSLKAWFVEKMKNGEQSAEPEETTNGL, from the coding sequence ATGTTGCAATCAAAATTTCAATGGATCATGAAAAAAGCTGATCAAGATAAAGTCCGTGAACTCTCAGAAGCAATCAAAATTTCCGAGATGACCGCGCGGCTGTTGGTTCTGCGTGGTATCGAAGAGCCTGGCAGCGCGGCTCTTTTTTTACATCCGGAAAAGGCTTCTTATTATGATCCGGAAACCATGCTTGGGATGAAAGAAGTAACGGCACGTATCAGGGCTGCCATCGCTGGAAATCAGCCCATCCGTATTTTTGGCGATTATGATGCGGATGGCGTAACTTCAACTGCATTGTTGTGTCGGGCATTGAAAAAGGTCGGAGCTGATGTTTCATATTACATTCCGAACCGTTTCAGTGACGGCTATGGACCAAACGTTCGAGCGGTAGACGCCGCGCAGCATGACGGTATTGGACTGATTGTTACCGTGGATTCAGGAATCGCGGCCATTCAAGCAGCAGAACGGGCGAGATCTCTGGGGATTGATTATATCGTTACTGATCATCATGAACCGCCGGACGTCCTCCCCGAAGCCTATGCCATTCTGAATCCAAAACAATCCGGGTGTCATTATCCATTTAAGGGTCTGTCAGGGGCAGGAGTAGTCCTGAAATTGGTACAAAGCCTGTGCGCCGGGGAGAACCTGTTCGATGAAAACTGGCTGGCATTAGCGGCAATAGGGACGATTGCCGATTTGGTCCCGCTCATCGATGAAAACCGGATGATTGCATTTTCAGGATTGGAAAAAATCAGTGTAGGTTCGCTGGCTGGAATCGATGCATTGAAGGCTAAAACAGGGCATGCCGGTTCAGTGGACAGCGATGCGGTGGGGTTTCAGATGGCCCCATGGCTCAACGCTGCCGGCAGGCTGACAGACGCAGATCCGGCTATTCGTCTGCTTCTTTCTGATGATCCGGAAAAATCGGATAAGCTTGCCGATCAGCTTGAATCACTGAATCAGCAAAGGAAAAAGTTGGTCGATCAAGTATTCGGTGAGGCAGAGATCATGGCTGTCAACTATGTCCGTAAGGGTGATCAAGCGCTTGTCCTTGCTGGAACAGGATGGCATCAAGGCGTGATCGGTATTGCTGCATCCCGAATTGTCGAAAAATATTACCGGCCGGTCGTCATCCTGAGTATTGATGAAAAGACCGGCGTTGCGAAAGGTTCCGGCCGCAGCATTGATGGTTTTAACCTCTATAGGGGGCTCTCAGAGTGCGCGGCTCACCTGATACAGTTTGGTGGTCACCAAATGGCTGCCGGACTGTCCCTTTCCACAGATGAAATTGACGCATTCAGAGATGATTTTGTTCGCCTTGCAGGAAGTGAACTACGCGAAGAAATGATGATTCACAGAATACCAGTTGAAGAGGTTTGCCTTCCGGATCAGGTCACAGTAAAGCAGATTGATCAATTGGCGATGCTTGCTCCATTTGGGATCGGCAATCCGCGTCCTGTCTTTCAAATGAATGCTGTGGCACTGAGGAAAATCAGCGCTATTGGACGTGAAAGTGCACACATGAAAGTTACTTTCAAAGGAGAGCAGGCTGAGCTGGATGGCATTGGCTTCGGGTTTGGCCAGGCGGTCAGCCGCATTTCCCCAACTGACAGGATCAGTGTGATTGGCGAATGCCAGATCAACGAGTGGAACGGATTCAGAAAACCGCAATTCCTGATTGAAGATCTGCGTATCGACGGTCCTCAAGTCTTTGACTGGCGATCAGAACGTGAGCTTGGGAATAAGCTTGCGGCACTGCCCGAGCATTCATCGTCCGTCCTCGCTTTTCACGCTGAGAATGCGGAACGCTTTAACGGTGGCGTGGAAACGGTACTGTTTCACCCTGGGATGACTTGCACAAGACCGGCACTCATTCTGCTGGATCTTCCCGAGAGCAGAGAACAGCTGTCTGAACTGATACGGGACAGCCCCGCGGTCAATCAGATCTATGCAGTTTTTGCACACAATGAAGATCATTTTTTTTCCGCGTTCCCAACCCGTAAACATTTTATATGGTATTATGCCCTGATACGCCGCGAACACTCTTTTAAACTCGATTCAATGGCAGGGCAGATTGCCAGATTCAAAGGCTGGTCGGAGCGCACTGTTTTTTTTATGACAAAGGTGTTTTTTGAATTGGGTTTTGTTAAAATAGATAATGGTGTTTTGACGATGAATCCAGTGCCGGTAAAGGCGCCGTTGACCGAATCGGATACCTATATGAAAGAAAAGAATCAGCTGGAGCTGGAAGATTTTTTTTGCTACTCGCCGATTTCATCATTGAAGGCATGGTTTGTGGAAAAGATGAAAAACGGGGAACAGTCAGCCGAGCCGGAGGAGACTACAAATGGATTATAA
- the tgt gene encoding tRNA guanosine(34) transglycosylase Tgt: MTAAVTYELLKIDRQTGARLGRLHTPHGVFDTPMFMPVGTQATVKTMSPRELKEIGAGVILSNTYHLWLRPGEDIVQEAGGLHRFMNWDQGILTDSGGFQVFSLSKLRDITEEGVHFRNHLNGAKMFLTPEKSIAIQNALGSDIMMSFDECPPYPATYQYMKQSVERTSRWAERCLVANSHPDRQALFGIVQGGVFKDLRKQSAEELTSLDFPGYSIGGLSVGEPKSAMNEILAYTTPFLPTDKPRYLMGVGSPDSLIDGVIRGIDMFDCVLPTRIARNGTCMTSGGRLVIKNAQYARDFGPIDDHCDCAVCRNYSRAYIRHLIKANETFGFRLTTYHNLYFLIKLMERVRSAIKEDRLLDFREEFFESYGFNKPDAKNF; the protein is encoded by the coding sequence ATGACGGCAGCGGTGACTTATGAATTATTGAAAATCGATCGGCAGACGGGTGCGCGGCTTGGGCGCCTGCACACGCCGCATGGAGTCTTTGATACTCCGATGTTTATGCCCGTTGGGACGCAGGCGACAGTGAAAACCATGAGTCCGCGTGAACTGAAAGAGATCGGTGCGGGAGTGATTCTGAGCAATACTTATCATCTCTGGCTCAGGCCTGGTGAGGATATTGTTCAGGAAGCCGGCGGATTACACCGGTTCATGAACTGGGATCAGGGCATTCTGACGGATTCCGGTGGTTTCCAGGTTTTCAGCCTGAGCAAATTGCGCGACATTACCGAAGAGGGTGTTCACTTTCGCAACCATCTGAACGGGGCAAAAATGTTCCTGACGCCTGAAAAATCAATTGCGATTCAGAACGCGCTTGGCTCGGATATTATGATGTCTTTTGATGAATGCCCGCCTTACCCTGCAACCTATCAATACATGAAGCAGTCGGTTGAGCGGACAAGCCGCTGGGCGGAGCGCTGCTTGGTGGCGAACAGTCATCCGGATCGGCAGGCGCTTTTCGGCATTGTTCAGGGTGGCGTATTTAAGGATTTACGCAAGCAGTCCGCGGAAGAGCTGACATCACTGGACTTTCCCGGCTACTCAATCGGCGGCCTGTCCGTTGGAGAACCCAAATCGGCGATGAATGAAATACTGGCTTATACCACGCCATTTCTACCGACTGATAAACCGAGATATCTCATGGGGGTTGGTTCTCCGGATTCGCTGATTGACGGTGTCATCCGCGGGATTGACATGTTTGACTGCGTGTTGCCGACACGGATCGCCCGCAACGGGACCTGTATGACGTCGGGCGGACGTCTAGTCATCAAGAATGCGCAATACGCCCGCGATTTCGGGCCGATTGATGATCACTGCGACTGCGCTGTCTGCAGAAATTATTCCCGAGCGTACATCCGCCATCTGATAAAAGCAAATGAAACATTCGGATTTCGTTTAACTACTTACCATAACCTGTATTTTTTGATAAAATTAATGGAGCGTGTCCGATCAGCCATTAAGGAAGATCGGCTACTTGATTTCAGAGAAGAATTCTTTGAATCTTATGGTTTTAATAAACCGGATGCGAAAAACTTCTAA
- a CDS encoding LapA family protein: MKKQWNLLMVLIFALVIVLLSIANVNEVPFNFLVGSANLPLILVIVISLMAGVILVGSFTYLKIYRQRRQISRLEREIRRMAAQLHPGDGSEAHVEGAPADDNDEEETRSSIKKRSHFRR; the protein is encoded by the coding sequence GTGAAAAAACAATGGAACCTTCTGATGGTACTGATCTTTGCGCTAGTGATTGTGCTTCTGTCGATTGCCAACGTAAACGAAGTCCCTTTCAATTTTCTGGTTGGCAGTGCAAACCTCCCTCTGATCCTTGTGATTGTTATTTCGCTGATGGCCGGTGTGATTCTGGTCGGGTCTTTTACGTACTTGAAAATATACAGGCAGCGGCGTCAGATCAGTCGGCTGGAGCGGGAAATCCGTCGGATGGCGGCACAGCTGCATCCGGGAGACGGCAGTGAAGCACACGTTGAAGGAGCACCAGCTGACGACAACGATGAGGAAGAAACCCGGTCGTCGATAAAAAAGAGATCCCATTTCAGAAGGTAA
- the yajC gene encoding preprotein translocase subunit YajC — MSGNLTGLVIPILIFVAIFYFLILRPQQKQRKQVQEMQSSLSRGDKVITIGGLQGTVESFDDQNIVLRSSSSKLSFERSAIRSIVKKSGTAAEEEHESAKKKDAKEAAAENTEK; from the coding sequence ATGAGCGGTAACTTGACAGGCTTGGTTATACCAATACTTATCTTTGTGGCGATTTTCTATTTTCTGATTCTGCGCCCACAACAAAAACAGAGAAAGCAAGTACAGGAAATGCAGTCCTCGCTGTCGCGCGGCGACAAGGTTATAACGATCGGTGGCCTTCAGGGCACCGTTGAATCCTTTGACGATCAGAATATTGTTCTGAGAAGCAGCAGCAGCAAACTTTCTTTTGAACGCAGTGCGATCCGTTCAATTGTTAAAAAATCCGGCACAGCGGCAGAAGAAGAGCATGAAAGTGCTAAAAAGAAGGATGCTAAAGAGGCAGCCGCCGAAAATACCGAAAAGTAA
- a CDS encoding TIGR04086 family membrane protein has protein sequence MTRNWFSAVTYGVAASFIIVLASAVLLASLLRFTSFAETSGSVLPIVISVIALFIGGTIAGSKMKERGLMIGAVTGLFYCLFSLCFQYLGLERAPGLMQFIYFLANVAASAIGGTVGVNLFSGKHRY, from the coding sequence ATGACGCGCAACTGGTTTTCCGCCGTTACTTATGGAGTTGCCGCATCGTTCATCATTGTTCTGGCTTCCGCCGTGCTGCTTGCCTCACTTTTGCGCTTTACTTCATTTGCAGAAACCAGCGGATCAGTTCTGCCGATTGTTATTTCTGTCATTGCCCTATTTATCGGCGGTACAATTGCAGGCTCAAAGATGAAAGAAAGAGGCCTCATGATCGGGGCTGTTACAGGACTTTTTTATTGTTTGTTCAGTCTCTGTTTTCAATACCTTGGCCTCGAGCGCGCCCCAGGCCTGATGCAATTTATTTATTTTCTGGCCAACGTCGCTGCCTCAGCAATTGGCGGCACTGTCGGTGTCAATCTTTTTTCAGGTAAACACCGCTATTAG
- a CDS encoding adenine phosphoribosyltransferase yields the protein MDYKKYIESVMDFPTKGVNFRDITSLLEVGSVYRSAIDEMAEFAKNKKAEVIVGPEARGFVIGGPLAYALNVGFVPVRKPGKLPREVATVSYEKEYGLDELCIHKDSIKPGQRVLVTDDLLATGGTIDATIKLVKSLGGVVVGAAFLIELKALNGQRLLKDYDVLSLIDY from the coding sequence ATGGATTATAAAAAGTACATTGAATCGGTAATGGATTTTCCTACAAAAGGGGTAAACTTCAGGGATATCACTTCGCTGCTTGAGGTCGGATCGGTTTACCGCTCCGCAATTGATGAGATGGCCGAGTTTGCCAAAAATAAAAAAGCGGAAGTGATCGTCGGGCCGGAAGCCCGCGGCTTTGTGATCGGAGGTCCGCTTGCATACGCTCTGAATGTTGGTTTTGTCCCTGTGAGAAAGCCGGGGAAACTACCGCGTGAAGTGGCGACTGTTTCCTATGAAAAAGAATATGGCCTGGATGAACTGTGTATTCATAAAGATTCGATCAAACCGGGCCAGCGTGTGCTCGTTACGGATGATTTGCTGGCAACCGGAGGAACGATTGACGCAACAATTAAACTTGTCAAAAGTTTGGGAGGCGTTGTCGTTGGCGCTGCTTTTCTGATCGAGTTGAAGGCACTGAACGGCCAGCGGCTGCTCAAAGATTATGATGTGCTTTCACTAATTGATTATTGA
- a CDS encoding YetF domain-containing protein produces MIILRLGFKELMVSKPAERTLSDFAVLFSAVELALVAVIYPDQPLIYFLAPLTVLVSVYRLSMIFKRSEGVKQHTVPFSMAREAVYEEPGMPAAGRYASFSDYVSDCPPMALPLIENGKVRGDNLKKIGKTQLWLRRELRHFGYRDLRQVNYLTIDQTGNFFMDLKKFIPES; encoded by the coding sequence ATGATTATTTTACGTTTGGGCTTTAAAGAGCTTATGGTGAGTAAACCTGCGGAACGGACGCTTTCGGACTTCGCTGTTCTTTTTTCTGCGGTAGAACTGGCATTGGTTGCCGTGATCTATCCCGATCAGCCGCTGATTTACTTTCTGGCGCCGCTCACAGTCCTAGTTTCCGTCTACCGGCTTTCAATGATTTTCAAGCGATCTGAGGGAGTTAAGCAGCATACAGTTCCTTTTTCCATGGCTCGTGAAGCAGTTTATGAAGAACCCGGAATGCCCGCAGCTGGACGTTATGCTTCTTTTTCTGATTATGTCAGCGATTGCCCGCCTATGGCATTGCCCCTGATCGAGAACGGAAAAGTCCGCGGTGACAATCTCAAAAAAATTGGCAAAACGCAACTCTGGCTCCGGCGTGAACTGAGACATTTCGGCTACAGGGATTTAAGGCAAGTGAACTATTTGACGATTGATCAGACTGGTAACTTTTTTATGGATTTGAAAAAGTTTATTCCCGAAAGTTAA
- the spoVB gene encoding stage V sporulation protein B produces the protein MTRQSFLKGSFILMAAGLVTRILGMINGMVLARVIGDEGVGLYMMAFPAMLLVVTLTELGLPVAISKLVAEADTFGDHRRIRMILGWALSIVGTISIILTIAMLALIPLSSKLLFADTRVIYPLIAITPVIPIVAVSSVLRGYFQGIRNMKPYAWSGIVEQLVRISLVATLANLLMPYGVAYAAAGAMIAGSAGECASLLYMLHAFKKESQIRLKGKNRNSLRGSRGILSRLLGIGLPTMGSRLIASLGNFLEPMIVSHSLLLAGYSIKASAELYGQLTGYAMTLLLLPSFITHALHVSLVPAISEAFARKSYGMIHYRLNQALRIAMLTGGLSIVVTYSFARPLMQIIYDSPESAQFLYTMAPFFMIFYFQAPMHAVLQALDLARAAMINTLIGTVVKTVLLFLLTSRPEFGIRGVALAICINVVLVTMLHAGVMFRAIGFSLILKDYVRTGILIAFSGFLAHLLILRSFTGLSLLPRTFLLIFMIAVFYSLFALFLGMIQKDQLAQLPVIGKWFINFRE, from the coding sequence ATGACACGGCAATCATTCTTAAAAGGATCCTTTATTTTGATGGCAGCGGGGCTTGTCACCCGCATACTTGGCATGATTAACGGCATGGTACTGGCAAGAGTCATCGGTGATGAAGGGGTCGGCCTTTACATGATGGCTTTCCCTGCCATGCTGCTCGTTGTCACTCTGACCGAACTCGGCCTGCCGGTAGCCATCTCAAAACTGGTGGCTGAGGCGGACACATTCGGTGATCATAGGCGGATTCGGATGATTCTCGGCTGGGCACTTTCGATCGTTGGCACCATCAGCATCATCCTGACGATTGCCATGCTTGCCCTTATCCCACTGTCGTCTAAATTATTATTTGCTGATACGCGTGTCATTTATCCACTGATTGCCATCACCCCCGTGATTCCGATTGTCGCTGTCAGTTCTGTATTACGCGGTTATTTTCAGGGAATCCGGAACATGAAGCCCTATGCCTGGTCGGGAATTGTTGAACAGCTTGTCCGTATTTCTCTGGTTGCAACGCTGGCCAACCTGCTGATGCCTTACGGCGTAGCCTACGCGGCTGCAGGAGCCATGATTGCCGGTTCCGCGGGCGAGTGTGCCTCCCTGCTCTATATGCTTCACGCCTTCAAAAAGGAGAGTCAGATCCGTCTCAAAGGAAAAAACCGGAACTCGCTCCGTGGCAGCCGGGGTATCTTGAGCCGGCTTCTCGGCATCGGCCTTCCGACGATGGGCAGCCGTCTGATTGCCTCACTCGGCAATTTTCTTGAACCGATGATTGTCTCACATAGCCTGCTTCTTGCCGGCTATTCGATCAAGGCGTCTGCAGAGTTATATGGCCAGCTGACAGGCTATGCAATGACCCTGCTTCTTCTTCCAAGCTTCATCACGCATGCCCTGCACGTCTCACTTGTTCCAGCAATCAGTGAAGCATTCGCACGGAAATCTTATGGCATGATTCATTACCGGTTGAACCAGGCATTGCGTATCGCCATGCTGACCGGTGGGCTTTCAATAGTTGTCACTTACTCTTTTGCACGGCCGCTGATGCAGATTATTTATGATTCTCCTGAATCCGCTCAGTTTCTCTACACGATGGCGCCTTTTTTCATGATTTTCTATTTTCAGGCACCGATGCATGCCGTTCTGCAGGCATTGGACCTCGCCAGAGCAGCAATGATTAATACTTTGATCGGCACAGTTGTCAAAACGGTTCTGCTTTTTCTGCTCACCAGCCGTCCGGAATTCGGCATCCGGGGGGTGGCTTTGGCCATCTGTATCAACGTCGTTCTGGTTACCATGCTGCACGCCGGCGTCATGTTCAGGGCAATCGGGTTTTCGCTCATACTCAAAGATTATGTCCGTACAGGTATTCTAATTGCTTTTTCCGGATTTCTCGCCCATCTGCTGATCCTTCGGAGTTTTACAGGTTTGAGCCTCCTCCCACGGACATTTCTTCTGATTTTCATGATTGCAGTGTTCTATAGTCTGTTTGCCCTGTTCCTTGGCATGATTCAGAAAGACCAGCTCGCTCAGCTTCCCGTGATTGGAAAATGGTTCATTAACTTTCGGGAATAA
- a CDS encoding post-transcriptional regulator, with translation MPESFDDLEKWRKEIAPFLQSKLEEFHLLGLNHLVMDEFWQFAKESIEKKKEDRPERIHEVVAAIMSLTVNDYMNKIRMDMFKDSSVRMDGPLFQ, from the coding sequence ATGCCGGAATCCTTTGACGATCTGGAAAAATGGCGGAAGGAAATCGCTCCTTTTCTGCAAAGCAAACTGGAAGAGTTTCATTTGCTCGGGCTCAATCATTTGGTGATGGATGAGTTCTGGCAGTTTGCAAAAGAATCAATTGAAAAGAAAAAGGAGGACAGGCCTGAAAGAATCCATGAAGTGGTGGCGGCCATCATGTCGCTGACTGTGAACGATTATATGAACAAAATCCGTATGGATATGTTCAAAGACAGTTCAGTGAGAATGGACGGTCCGCTGTTTCAATAA